The Lycium barbarum isolate Lr01 chromosome 10, ASM1917538v2, whole genome shotgun sequence genome includes a region encoding these proteins:
- the LOC132615908 gene encoding dehydration-responsive element-binding protein 2A-like, giving the protein MAESVETVRIDTNNSSTIKKSTVGRSRKGCMRGKGGPENALCTYRGVRQRTWGKWVAEIREPNRGARIWLGTFNTSLEAARAYDDAALRLYGSDAKLNLPEASEQSPVVTGDCSDNIIEGGECSVLEEASIFKDGNGKYLVWETPVPSLLGEQEHNLMSGLDFPGDTTGFNWTNHEAEINIDFAGKEFYDHYSPKDFLFHM; this is encoded by the coding sequence ATGGCAGAATCTGTAGAAACTGTGAGAATCGACACAAACAATTCCTCAACGATTAAGAAATCGACAGTAGGGCGTTCAAGAAAAGGTTGTATGAGAGGTAAAGGTGGTCCAGAAAATGCGTTGTGTACATATAGAGGAGTAAGACAAAGGACATGGGGTAAATGGGTAGCTGAAATAAGAGAACCAAATCGCGGGGCAAGAATTTGGTTAGGGACTTTCAACACGTCCCTCGAAGCCGCTCGAGCCTACGACGATGCAGCGCTTAGGCTCTATGGTTCGGATGCCAAGCTCAATCTACCCGAGGCATCCGAACAATCGCCTGTGGTAACAGGCGATTGTTCGGACAATATAATTGAAGGTGGGGAGTGTTCTGTGCTTGAGGAAGCATCGATATTTAAAGATGGGAATGGAAAGTATTTGGTGTGGGAGACACCGGTCCCGAGTTTGCTAGGTGAACAGGAGCATAATTTGATGAGTGGGCTGGATTTTCCTGGAGACACTACAGGTTTCAATTGGACTAATCATGAAGCAGAAATTAATATTGATTTTGCGGGAAAGGAGTTCTATGATCATTATAGTCCAAAGGATTTTCTATTCCATATGTAG